The following DNA comes from Picosynechococcus sp. PCC 7003.
CTGAAAACTCAACCGGAATTGATTTGGCGTGGCCCCCCCGGTACCCACGATGTAGACCTCGGCCTAGGGGTTTTAACACAACTACAACGGGCCAACCTAGGGGATAAAATCGCCGTTCCCCGCTTCGATAAGTCTTTGCACCAGGGCGCAGGCGATCGCCAACAGCCAGAGTGGATTGATCCGGCAGAAATTGTTCTTTTTGAGGGGTGGTTTGTGGGTTGTCGGCCCGTTGCCCCGGAAGTTTTCGAAACAGCCCCAGAACCGATTTCAACTGAAGGCGATCGCCTTTTTGCGCGAAGTATTAACGAAGCTTTAGCAGAATATATCCCCCTGTGGAAAAAGCTGGATCGGCTGTTGGTGCTGTCCCCGGAAGATTATCGCCTGAGCAAACAATGGCGCAAGGATGCAGAACACCAGATGATCGCCCAGGGTAAAACGGGCATGAGTGATGCAGAAATTGATCAGTTTGTGGATTATTTTTGGCGATCGCTCCACCCAGAACTTTTTATTCAGCCCCTCACCCAAAATCCCCATTGGACAGATCTCGTCATTGAAATTGATGCTTCCCATCGCCCTAGTAAAATTTATCGCCCCCAGAATCCGGCATAATAGGCTTGTTTTTTGCGGATTGCACGATGCCAAACGTTGTTCTTTGTGGCTATTACGGCCAGGGCAATGCGGGGGATGAAGCCCTACTATTAACCCTCTTGCAGATGTTGCCCTCAGGGGTGAAACCCATTGTCCTCTCCCATAATCCCACCGCCACGACCCAAGCCTACGGTGTGACGGCAATTCCCCACAAATCTTGGGCGACCCTCAAGGCGATCGCCAAAGCAGATGGTTTTATCTTTGGGGGAGGCAGTTTATTGCAGGATGTCACGAGTCTTGGCAGCTTGTTGTATTACGCTGGTTTGATGAAATGGGCGCAACTCCTAGGCAAGAAAACCGTCGCCTGGGCCCAGGGTATCGGCCCGTTGCAGTCTAGTTTGGCGAATCACATCACTCGCTTTGTCCTGAGGAGTTGTACAGGAATCACCGTGCGGGATGAAGCCTCAGCAAACTTGTTAAAAAATTGGCAAATTCCCCACATTCTCGCCCCGGATCCCGTGTGGGCCTTAGCCGCACAGCCTTTTGGGGAAATGCCTGATCTGCCCCAGCCTAGAATCGCCGTTAATCTGCGTTCCCACCGCACTTTAACTCCCCCCAAAATTGCCGTTCTCCTAGAAGCCCTGAAACAATTCCAGCAGCAAAACCAGGCAAGTGTTATTCTTGTGCCGTTTCAAGAAAGTCAGGACGCGGCGATCGCCCAGCAACTTTATGACGAATTAGCAGAACCCAAGGCGATTATTACCCCGATTCAGCCCCAGCAGTACAAAAGCCTCTTTGCCCAGGTGGATTTTTTGATTGGGATGCGTCTCCATAGCCTGATCCTTGCCGCCGCAGATTGTCCCTGCTTTGCCCTTAGCTACGATCCCAAGGTTACCCAGTTGCAACAACAATGCGGCATTCCTGGCCTCGATCTCGAACAGTTCCCCCGTGATGCCGCTGCAATTACGGCGCAATGGACAACGGCTTTCCAGGACCAACGGCCGCTGACTCCAGCCCAGCAGCAAAGCATCCAGTCCCAAGTCCAGACCCATCAGGAAATATTGAAAACATTTCTTTAAAAATATGTTTGGTTTTGACGCTTAAGGTGCGATCGCCAGAAAAATTGTTGATAATGGGCGTAAAAGCACTCTAACTGGAAAATCTTCACATAATGGGTAGTAAATCCAAAACTAAGACCAAAGCAAAAGAAGAAGTCGCCATGACCACTGTCTCTGGCCCCATGCCCATCAATACCGGCATTAGCGAAGCAGATCGAGAGGCGATCGCCAAAGGACTAAGTCACCTCCTCGCCGACACCTACACCCTCTATCTCAAAACCCACAATTTCCACTGGAACGTTACTGGGCCGATGTTCCAGACCCTCCATTTACTTTTTGAAACCCAGTACAACGAACTCGCCCTCGCCGTGGATCTCATCGCTGAACGGATCCGCGCCCTCGGTGTACCTGCCCCCGGCACTTACCAAGAATTTGCCGAACTCTCCGCTATTCCCGAAGGCACAGGGGTACCCACTGCCGAAGAAATGATTCGTCTTTTGGTAGAAGGCCAAGAAACCGTCGTCCGCACTGCCCGCTCCATCTTCCCCACCGTGGACAAGGCGAACGATGAACCCACCGCCGATCTGCTCACCCAGCGGATGCAGGTGCATGAAAAAAATGCCTGGATGCTCCGGAGCTTGCTCGGCTAAAGTGCTGAGAAAAAATAAGGGAGGCGATCGCCCCAAAATCCACTGCGCAACACACTCATGTTTTGTAGGGTTTTCCCCCACTGAGAACCGTAGCCCAATGCTATACTAAATACATTGCACGGGGCCGCAACGGTTTCGACAGGTTGGCGAAAGCTTCCACTGTGATGCAGGTCGAGAGTGGGTCTCCTCTCGCAAATCAAAGATCCAAACAAAATGTAACTGCGAACAACATCGTTCCTTTCGCTCGCAAAGCTGCTGCTGTAGCTTAATAAGACAACCTTAACTTAGGTTCGAGCATTCATAATTCGACTCCGTTAAGGATTATGACTAAACCCCCAACGGATGCACTTTAGGGATACATCTGGTTTGAACTAAAGTTAAGCAAAGACCAGAGATTCTTGGTGACTCGGAACAAGTAGTCATTCCCGTTCTGAGGATTAGAAGAACTAAACCTGTGAATGAGCTAGGGGTGAATACCCAGTTTGGACAGCAGTTCGACTCTGCTCGGCTCCATTTCCATCAATCAGTTACAACAAAAAGCCCCCCTAAATTAACCTAGGGGGTTTTGTTTTGCGTTGAAATTTATCGCATTTTAGGCTTGGTCAAGTTCTTTGAGAATGGCGATCGCCTGCTTACAAAGTGCTTCATGACATGGCCCATTAGACGCCATAATGCCGCCCCATTTCACCACATCCCCTTGGTTATAGAGCACTTCATTTCCTTCAAAATAACTGAACTTGCCCCCTGCTTCCGTGAGGATTAATTCTGGTGCAGCAAAATCCCAATCCTTTGCCGCCGATTTCCCCGACAAGGAAATATAAACGTCGGATTTTTGTTCAAGGATATGGGCGATTTTACAGCCGACACTACCGACATAATTTCTGTCTTTGAAGGGTAGCCGATCTAACAAATCTTGGAAGCGTTGATCCCGGTGGGTACGGCTGGCGACTAAATATAAATCTTCCGGTTGATTGCGCTCAGAAACCCTGATGGGGGCAATTGTGCCATCGCGGGTTTCCACAAACGTACCATGACCTTTAAGGGCAAAATAAAGTTTTTCCATTTCCGGCACAACCACCACAGAAATGATGGGACGACCCTCATTGGTCAGACAAATATGAACGGCATATTCTCCGGTTTGATCAATAAAATCTCGCGTACCATCGAGGGGATCAATAATCCACACCCAAGGATGCTCAATCTTATTGCCATCGTAGGTTTCTTCGCTGAGATAAGCAAAATCTTCGCTGCCCAACTTTTCCTGAAACGCTTCCAGAATATAGTGGTTTGCTGCTAAATCTGCCTTGGTAACGGGGCCATCTTTTTTATCAGAAATATTTTTGATATCGCCTTTGTAATAGCTCCGGAGGACATCCCCTGCGCCCCAACCGATTTGTCGGGCGATCGCCAAAACTTCCCTTAACCGTTGTTGATCCATAATGCTTGATCCAAATAATTAATAAACTAGGTGATTAGGACAGGCGATCGCAGCCATATTTATCTCGAATAAACTGATTAAAATACTGACCCGCCGAGGGAGCCGATTTGAAATTTTCAAAAACTTCCTCTGGAATATCGTGGTAGAGATAGACACCGCCCGCTTGAAATTCAACCTTCAGGATCTTTTTTTCGGCATCGTAATCGAAACTTTTAACCGCTTTACTCTGACTTTTGAGCAGCGGAAAGGCAATCACATCGCGGATACTCTCGGAATTTGTTAGCAACATCACTAGGCGATCGATGCCAATCCCCAAACCAACAGTGGGAGGCATCCCGTATTCCAGCGCTGTGACAAAATCCTCATCCACATCACAGGCTTCCACATCTCCTGCCGCTTTCTTCGCCGCCTGTTCCTCTAGCCGTTCCCGTTGATCCACCGGATCTGTTAGCTCCGAGAAGCCATTGGCGAGTTCTCGACCCACAATGAATAGCTCAAACCGTTCCGTTAAACCGGGTTTATCGCGGTGGGGTTTGGCAAGGGGGGAGACTTCAACGGGGTAATCGGTGACAAAGGTCGGCTGAATCAAGGTTTCCTCAACCTTTTGCTCAAAGGCTTCATTCAACAAATGTCCAACGCTGGTGCATTTTTCGGGGATATGCATCCCAATCGACTCAGCGGCTTGTTTCGCAGCGGCAAAATCAGTCAATTGCGCAAAATCGATGCCCGTCACCTCTTTCACGACATTATGCATGGTCTCTCTGCGCCACGGCGAACCCACATCGACCATTGCATCCCCATAGGGAAGTTCGGTCGTGCCCACGATGTCGCGAGCAAGGGTACGGATTAAATCTTCCGTGAGATCCATCATGTCGAAATAGTCACCATAGGCTTGGTAGACTTCGATGGAGGTAAATTCGGGGTTGTGTTTGGTGGAAACACCCTCATTACGGAAGATGCGCCCCAGTTCAAAGACCCGCTCAAAACCACCGACGATCAAGCGTTTCAGGTGTAATTCGGTGGCAATCCGCAGATAGAGCGGCATATCGAGGGTGTTGTGGTGGGTGATAAAGGGACGGGCTTCGGCACCACCAGCTTCAGCCTGGAGGACGGGGGTTTCAATTTCGAGAAAATCTCTATCTTCTAAATATCGACGAATGGCGGCAGTGATTTTGGCGCGGCGACGGAATGTTTTTTTGACTTCAGGATTGATGATTAGATCAACGTAACGCTGACGGTAACGTTTTTCGATGTCGGTTAAGCCATGCCATTTGTCGGGGAGGGGGAGTAGAGATTTGGTGAGCATGGCGAATTGGCTCACTTTCACGGAGAGTTCCCCTTTTTCGGTGCGTTTGATAATGCCTTTGACGCCGATAATATCGCCGACATCAGTGAGTTTTTTGAGGTGATTAAATGCGCCTTCGAGGTCGGGCATTCCGGCATTAATCAGTTTTTTGTCGAGGTAGAGCTGAATGGTTCCGGTTTCGTCTTGGAGACTAAAAAAGGCAAGTTTCCCGAAGACGCGGCGGGCGAGAATTCTTCCGGCAATGGATACGGTTTCTTCGACTTCTTCCCCTGCTTCAATGTCTTTGTATTTTTCCTGTAGTTCGGCGGTGTGGTGGCTGATCTCCCATTTGTAGGCGTAGGGATTCATGGCGATCGCCTTGAGTTGATCGACCTTTTCTAATCGGGTCGCGCGAATGTCATCGAGGGAGGAATGGCTAGACTCAGACATGGGAAAATTAAAAACTGTGAAGGCTCGTCGCAGAACTCGGCTATTATAACGGCTTCGTTCTCAAAACAGAACCGCCACGGCCTTTAACTCATGGGGAACGAGGACAGGTCAGGGGGATTTGGGGCATGAGGTGCCGGAGGAAGCCCAGGAAAAATTGAGCGGCCGCTTCGGTAGCATAGGCACGGAAAGGCAGGGGCTGTTGAGGATTGCCGTAGCTTTGCACTGCCTTGATCACGATGGCAGGACAGTCCATTTGAGTGGCCAGGGTCGTGGCGGCAGCACTGCCGATATCTAAACCAAATAGGTGGGTCTGGGTTTCAAAAGGATCATCATCGTTCGGGAAATCAGTATTAGTCATATCGGCGATCGCCCCTAGGTGGACTGCCGGAACTGCCGGATCGTGAGGGAAACCCGTCGCTAAATGGAGTGCGTGATTCTCACGGATCAAATCGATGGCCTGGGCCGTCAGGCGAATTGGGTCGGCAGTGAGTAATTTTTCTGTGAGCAATTGCTCGAAAATCAAAGGCCAGTCGGGGCAGTGGTGGCGGCGCTCAGGGTGTGCTTGGGGTGGTGGGCAATGGTCGGGCTTAAGTTCGTAGTCGTAGAGGGTGTGGAGTAACCAGCCCCGCTGGTGCAACATCGATTTGGGACGGGGCGTTTGAATTTGCTGTTGCCAAGCACTAGATTGTCCTAGGAGTCGCCCTTGCCAAGGTTGGGGGAGGGTATAGGTGGAGTCAGTAAAACTATCTGTCGGTAGCGTGAAAATTTTCTGGGCAACAATAATATCCCCTAAAACAACTTTGGCTGGGTTGCCACGACAGATGCCGACCATCACAATCAACTGCGGACTGAGATAATCTCCCACGGAAACAAGGCGCTGGGGATTAGCCAGGGATTTCGCAGAAAGATGCACAATGGCGAGTTGTAACCCGTCGTAGTCGGTGGCGAGGTAGGGAGTGCCACTGGGGGTTACGGTTTCTTGCCAGGGGTGGTGGATCGCCCTTTGGAGAGCAAGAAACTCATCGGGAAAAACCGTAAGACAGAGAATCTTCATGGCATGGGCCGCAAGACAATGCTGGCGCAAATCACCGCAGGAAATCTAAAAAAATTGCTGCCTTAAACTTAACGGGAGAAAAGAGGGCAAATTTTAGGATCCTGTATCTCTATTGTAATCTGGCCCACTGGTGCTATGCCCAAGCAAAAGCAGGCGATCGCCCCTAGGCTTCGTCAGGCAACTTTACAGTCTGAAACATTTGGCCGATAATCATTGGGGCATTCCACACCGTAGCGATCCATGGCGAAACAGCGCATTCTCTCTGGGGTACAACCCACCGGTAATCTCCACCTCGGCAACTATCTCGGGGCGATCCAAAACTGGGTGGAAATCCAACAGGACTATGACAGTTTTTTCTGTGTGGTGGATCTCCACGCGATTACGGTGCCCCACGATCCGAAAGTTCTCGCGGCCAATACCAAGGCGATCGCCGCACTGTATTTAGCCTGTGGCATTGATTTAGCGCACTCCACGATTTTTGTTCAATCCCATGTTAAGGCCCATAGCGAACTCGCCTGGTTGCTGAATTGCGTGACGCCTCTAAACTGGTTAGAGCGGATGATTCAGTTCAAGGAAAAAGCCCAAAAACAAGGAGAAAACGTCAGCGTAGGCTTGCTCGATTATCCAGTGCTGATGGCCGCTGATATTCTTTTGTATGACGCCGATAAAGTGCCCGTGGGTGAAGACCAAAAACAACATTTAGAGCTGACCCGCGACATTGTGATCCGCATTAACGACAAATTTGGCACGAAGAAAAATCCCGTGCTGAAAATGCCTGATCCGCTGATTCGGACGACGGGGGCGAGGGTGATGAGCCTCACCGATGGCACCAAGAAAATGTCCAAGTCTGATCCCTCAGAACTCAGCCGCATTAACCTCTTAGATCCCCCCGATGTGCTGACCAAAAAAATCAAAAAGTGCAAAACCGATCCCGAACGGGGCCTCGAGTTTGACAATCCGAACCGCCCAGAATGCAATAATTTGCTGGGATTGTATGCTCTGATCAGTGGCAAAACCAAAGAAACCGTAGCCGCCGAATGTGCCGATATGGGCTGGGGTCAATTTAAACCCCTCCTCACAGAGACCGTTATTGCCGCCCTAGAGCCAATCCAAACGAAATACCATGACATTATGGCGAACCCCGACTACCTCGATCAGGTGTTGCGGGAAGGCCGTGAAAAAGCCGACACTGTTGCCAATGCGACCCTCAAGCAGGTAAAAGACGCCCTTGGTTTTCTGCCGTCCCTGTAGAATGGTTCATTACCTGTGATTTTTTTAACCCTAAAACTGCTTCCATGACCACCCGTCTGCGTCGTGCCATCGAAAATCGAGATTTTGTCGTTACGGCTGAGGTTGCGCCTCCGAAGGGGGGTGACCCAACGAAAATGTTGCGGATGGCAAAATTGCTTGGCGATCGCGTCCATGGGGTGAATGTGACCGACGGGAGCCGGGCTGTGATGCGGATGTCCTCCATTGCCGCCTCCACTGTCCTCTTGCAAAATGGCATCGAACCGATTTTCCAGGTGGCCTGCCGCGATCGCAATGTCATTGGTCTCCAAGCAGATTTAATGGGTGCCCATGCCCTCGGTTTACGGAATGTGTTGGCCCTCACGGGGGATCCAGTCAAAGCAGGTGATCACCCTAAAGCCAAGGCAGTTTTTGATCTTGAGTCGGTACGTTTGTTAAAGCTCATCAGCAAATTAAATAATGGTCAGGACTTTAACGACAAAAAAATGCCCGATGGCCCCCTGGATTTATTCCCTGGGGCAGCCGTCGATCCCCAGCTGAAAAGTTGGTACACCATCGAATCTCGCTTTGCCCGAAAAGTAGAATCCGGGGCGCAGTTTTTCCAGTCACAAATGATCACGGATTTTCAGCGGCTCGAAGAATTTATGCACCGGGTGGCGAGTCAATATGATGTGCCTGTATTTGCAGGAATTTTTCTGTTGAAGTCGGCGAAAAATGCTCAATTTATCAACCGTTGTGTACCGGGGGCACAAATTCCCGACGCCATTATTGAGCGTTTAGCCCAGGCCGAAAATCCCCTCGAAGAAGGTCTCAAAATTGCGGCGGAGCAAGTAAAAATCGCCAAGAACCTCTGCCACGGTGTGCATATGATGGCCGTCAAAAAAGAAGATTTGATTCCGCAAATTCTTGATTTAGCGGATGTTTCGATTTCAGTCCCCACAGCACCGGCCTTAGTTTAAGTTTATTTTTAAGCCTACATGTCACAAACCTATACTTTCCACACCCTCGATGTGTTTACAGAGCAAATTTTCGGGGGTAATCCCCTGGCGGTGTTCCCCCAGGCCCAAGGGTTAAGCTCAAACCAAATGCAGGCGATCGCCAAAGAGCTGAACCTCTCAGAAACTGTCTTTGTGCTCCCCACAAAAGATCCCGATACGGACTTTCAATTGCGGATCTTTACGCCCGCCGCCGAAATTCCCTTTGCTGGCCATCCCACCGTGGGAACCGCCTACCTCTTGGCCCACCTCGGTTATCTACCTGAGAATTGTCAACTTGTGCGCTTCCAGGAAGCAGTGGGGGTTGTCCCCGTCTCTATCTATTGGGAACAGGATCAAGTCCGCACCACCGCCTTGAGTGCCGCCCAGTTGCCCCAGTTTATTGAGCCATCTCAGCCCATTGATTACGCTTCTTTGGTGAATCTCCAGACCCACGACTTACACCCGGTGCTAAAACCGGCGGTAATTTCCTGCGGACTGCCCTTTTTATATCTGCCCCTCAAGGATCTCGATGCCCTGAGCCGTTGCGCCCTCAACCGTACCCTCTGGGAAGAAAAATTCCAACATCAATTTGCGGCCCATATCTATCCCTTTGTGGTGACCGAAGACAATCAAATTTATGCGCGGATGTTTGCCCCCGGCCTAGGCATTGCTGAAGATCCAGCAACGGGTTCAGCGGCCACGAGTTTAGCTGGTTATCTACATCGCTACCTACCCAGCCAGGCGACATTACAAACTTGGCAAATTTACCAAGGCATTCAAATGGGGCGGCCCAGTCAGCTCATGCTGACCATGCAACAGCAAAAAGGGGAATTAACGGAGATTGCCGTGGGCGGATCTTCGGTGTTGGTCAGTGTCGGCCACATCAATGTGCCCACGTTTTAAACAAAAAAAAGATCCCTATTTTGATTAGGGATCTCGTTTCTCACCGTAGTGATTGGAGATGATTCAATTTTCCGAGTAGCTTAGGCTGCGGTACTAGAGAAAGCGGCCATTTGTACGTCACTTTCCATCAGTAGGGTTTGCAACTCTTCAGCATCGACGGTTTCTTTTTCGACGAGCATTGTCGCTAATTTGTCGAGGACGCTGCGGTTACCGACGAGCACATCTTTCGCGCGCTTGTAGGCTTCCTCTACGAGGCCCCGGACTTCTTCGTCAATGACTGCGGCGGTCTCATCGGAGAAGTCCCGATCAGAAGCAATATCACGACCCATGAAGACGTTGCCGTTCTGGCGACCTAAGGCCACAGGCCCCAGGCGATCGCTCATCCCGAAGCGGGTAATCATTTGTCGGGCAACATTAGCGACCTGCTGCAGGTCATTGGAAGCTCCTGTAGTTACTTCTTCTTCACCAAAGATAATTTCTTCAGCGATGCGGCCACCGAGGGCAACGGCCATCTGGTTTTGCAAATAAGCACGGGAGTATAGACCAGAATCCATGCGATCTTCACTGGGGGTGAACCAAGTCAAACCGCCAGCACGACCCCGGGGGATAATGCTGATTTTTTGGACTGGGTCATAGTCAGGCATCAACGCACCAACGAGGGCATGGCCCGCTTCGTGATAAGCAACAAGAGTTTTGCGCTTTTCACTCATCACGCGGTTTTTCTTCTCAGGGCCAGCGAGGACGCGATCAATGGCATCGTTCACTTCGTCCATGGAAATTTCCGTCAAATTGCGACGGGCTGCCAGAATTGCCGCTTCATTCAAGAGGTTCGACAAGTCTGCTCCTGTGAAGCCGGGAGTCCGACGGGCAATTTTTTCGAGATCCACATCCTTCGAGAGGGTTTTACCCCGGGCATGGACATTGAGAATTTCTAAACGACCGGAATAGTCGGGGCGATCAACCACCACTTGGCGATCAAAGCGACCGGGACGCATTAACGCAGCATCCAATACATCGGGACGGTTGGTTGCGGCGATGATGATGATGCCAGTATTGCCTTCAAAACCATCCATTTCTGTCAGGAGTTGGTTAAGGGTTTGTTCCCGCTCATCGTTACCACCACCGAGGCCAGCACCCCGAGAGCGACCCACGGCATCGATCTCATCGATGAAGACGATACAGGGGGCATTTTGTTTGGCCTGTTCAAAGAGATCGCGGACTCGGGAAGCACCGACCCCGACAAACATTTCGACGAATTCAGAACCAGAGATGGAGAAGAAAGGGACACCTGCTTCGCCAGCAACGGCTTTGGCCAGGAGCGTTTTACCGGTTCCAGGCGGGCCGACGAGGAGCACCCCTTTGGGAATTTTGGCACCGATTGCAGTGAACCGATCAGCGTTTTTCAAGAAGTCAACAACTTCGGTTAACTCAAGTTTGGCCTGCTCAATCCCTGCCACATCACCAAAGGTGACTTGGGTTTGGGGTTCCATTTGTACCCGTGCCTTTGATTTGCCAAAGTTCATTGCCTGGGAACCGGGGCCGCTTTGGGCGCGCCGGAGCAAAAAGAATAACCCCACAAGCAATAGGATTGGGAAAATAAGTGTGCTGAGGGCGCGGAAAATCCAGTTATCGTCACTCTGGGGCAACACGGCAATATCGACATTGTTTTCGCTGAGGATGTCGATTAGCTCTGTATCACCGGGGGGGAGGTTGACGAGAATGGGAGTTCCATCTTGGGCCGGGACGAAAGCCTTGGTGCGATCGCCACTGATTTTGACACTTTCGATATTGCCCTGCTGGACTTCTTGGAGGAACTGACTATAGCGCCAGGTCTCTCGACTTTGGGGTTGCTGATCCAAGAAAGACACAGCCAAGGAGATCACGACGATCGCCAATAGGGCATAAAGCCCGGTACTGCGCCATTTTTTGTTATTTTTGTTCACTACTGAGAGCCTCCTAGGATTTGAGGATAAGCAGAATAATTATGCGATTCTTAAAAGAGCGTCTTATCCTGTGTTTCAGGTTGGTTATTAAATAATGTTAACGTTTCTCAGGAAAGATTGTTAAATTTTCTCCTTTTATGTCTAAAATCGCAGGTCATATTCGACAGAAAAGCGATTATCATCATTGAGATCCGTGGAGCCCCGCACAAAAATCTCATCGTTGACCCGATACCGGAGACCAAACTGAGCGGGCTGGCTGCTATTCAGAATCTGCAGCACCGACAGGGACAAATCTGGGCTAATGTTGGCACTGAGTTCAGCCCCAAGCCCCAAGGTCGAACTGCTCTCATCTTCGTCTTCTGTAATCACCGTCGGGAAGAGACGAAGCTCACTCAAGCCAAGGGCATTACCAATGACATCTTGGATGTTACTCAAAAGGGCCGACCCAGCTAAGTTGGCCAAGGCTAGAGTTTCGTTGGTGCTACCGCCAGCAAAGTTTTCTAAGAACGATCCTCCTAAGAGAGAAATTAGCTCTGTTTCACTACGGGGCGGACTACTGGTCAATTCGATATTTTCATCTAAGTTGCTTGCCCGGCCTCGCACATTCGCTTGGATACGGATGGTTTCGACGGTACCGATCTGACTGGGGCCAAAGACGCTATTATCACGAATTTCGGCAGAAAGGGGATCGGTGGTGGCGAGGAATGACCGGGAATTTTCCAATAGGGAAGTCTCTAGGGTGAGGTCAAGTTCTGGGTCAAGCCCAAAGTTGGGGGTAAAGGTTGCGGTATTGCGATTACCCGCCAGCCGGAGTTGGGTGGCAAACAAATTCACTTGACCTCGATCTAACTGAATCACCCCCGTAGGACGCAGATCGTTGAGGGTGCCATTGATGGTTAAATCCCCCGTCGCCAAGAAGTTTAGGATCGGTTGCCGGGTAATTTGTATGCGATCGCCAAGGGTGATTTTGAGGTCTTTAAACTCTGTGATCGCCCGCAGATCGACATTGGAAACGCGTTTCGGCGCAGATGATGCCTCTGAATCAAGCTGTTTATTCCCGGCGGTAGTTTGTTGATCTGTCGCTCCGGTTGAGTTGCCATTGTTGCCATTTTCTTGGTTCCCCACTAGCAAAATACGTCCCTCTCGGAGGGTTAGATCGCCCCCAATGGTCGGCTCTAGGCTGGTGCCAGCAATGATCAGGTTACCCGCAACGCCCCCTTGGTAGAGATTAGGGAGCTCAAAGTTGAGATCTTCTAGGCGAACATCGAGGGTTTGACTCCCGGTCGTCGGCTTGGCGAGGGGGAGTTGTCCGGCGATCGCCACCTGACCACCACTAAAATCACCGGTGAGTTCTTGGATCGTCAGGGTATCTAAATTGAAATCAATTTGTCCATGGACATTGGTCAGGGGGGCATCAGGTAGAACCTTGGCCTGGATTTCCGCTGCGGTGATCGCCACCTGACCATCGGCAACCAGATCCACTGGTCGCCCCGTATCAGGATCAATTTCTCCGTCAATGGATAGATCCACTTTCCCTTCACCCCCAAGCCAAGCTATTT
Coding sequences within:
- a CDS encoding glycerate kinase, whose protein sequence is MQLETILNNWLTAQKPQAADFPYLLTQAQADPIQAEALDYDLSLAGITHRAKDFLAIAPDILQLCETLQFHDQGAIFKTLWELWLPLAQQIRTACQQQDQPLIYGILGGQGTGKTTLCRVLQTILTRWQYPCVAISIDDLYKTYAARQDLLKTQPELIWRGPPGTHDVDLGLGVLTQLQRANLGDKIAVPRFDKSLHQGAGDRQQPEWIDPAEIVLFEGWFVGCRPVAPEVFETAPEPISTEGDRLFARSINEALAEYIPLWKKLDRLLVLSPEDYRLSKQWRKDAEHQMIAQGKTGMSDAEIDQFVDYFWRSLHPELFIQPLTQNPHWTDLVIEIDASHRPSKIYRPQNPA
- the csaB gene encoding polysaccharide pyruvyl transferase CsaB, giving the protein MPNVVLCGYYGQGNAGDEALLLTLLQMLPSGVKPIVLSHNPTATTQAYGVTAIPHKSWATLKAIAKADGFIFGGGSLLQDVTSLGSLLYYAGLMKWAQLLGKKTVAWAQGIGPLQSSLANHITRFVLRSCTGITVRDEASANLLKNWQIPHILAPDPVWALAAQPFGEMPDLPQPRIAVNLRSHRTLTPPKIAVLLEALKQFQQQNQASVILVPFQESQDAAIAQQLYDELAEPKAIITPIQPQQYKSLFAQVDFLIGMRLHSLILAAADCPCFALSYDPKVTQLQQQCGIPGLDLEQFPRDAAAITAQWTTAFQDQRPLTPAQQQSIQSQVQTHQEILKTFL
- a CDS encoding Dps family protein; translated protein: MPINTGISEADREAIAKGLSHLLADTYTLYLKTHNFHWNVTGPMFQTLHLLFETQYNELALAVDLIAERIRALGVPAPGTYQEFAELSAIPEGTGVPTAEEMIRLLVEGQETVVRTARSIFPTVDKANDEPTADLLTQRMQVHEKNAWMLRSLLG
- a CDS encoding 3'(2'),5'-bisphosphate nucleotidase CysQ — protein: MDQQRLREVLAIARQIGWGAGDVLRSYYKGDIKNISDKKDGPVTKADLAANHYILEAFQEKLGSEDFAYLSEETYDGNKIEHPWVWIIDPLDGTRDFIDQTGEYAVHICLTNEGRPIISVVVVPEMEKLYFALKGHGTFVETRDGTIAPIRVSERNQPEDLYLVASRTHRDQRFQDLLDRLPFKDRNYVGSVGCKIAHILEQKSDVYISLSGKSAAKDWDFAAPELILTEAGGKFSYFEGNEVLYNQGDVVKWGGIMASNGPCHEALCKQAIAILKELDQA
- the lysS gene encoding lysine--tRNA ligase; the encoded protein is MSESSHSSLDDIRATRLEKVDQLKAIAMNPYAYKWEISHHTAELQEKYKDIEAGEEVEETVSIAGRILARRVFGKLAFFSLQDETGTIQLYLDKKLINAGMPDLEGAFNHLKKLTDVGDIIGVKGIIKRTEKGELSVKVSQFAMLTKSLLPLPDKWHGLTDIEKRYRQRYVDLIINPEVKKTFRRRAKITAAIRRYLEDRDFLEIETPVLQAEAGGAEARPFITHHNTLDMPLYLRIATELHLKRLIVGGFERVFELGRIFRNEGVSTKHNPEFTSIEVYQAYGDYFDMMDLTEDLIRTLARDIVGTTELPYGDAMVDVGSPWRRETMHNVVKEVTGIDFAQLTDFAAAKQAAESIGMHIPEKCTSVGHLLNEAFEQKVEETLIQPTFVTDYPVEVSPLAKPHRDKPGLTERFELFIVGRELANGFSELTDPVDQRERLEEQAAKKAAGDVEACDVDEDFVTALEYGMPPTVGLGIGIDRLVMLLTNSESIRDVIAFPLLKSQSKAVKSFDYDAEKKILKVEFQAGGVYLYHDIPEEVFENFKSAPSAGQYFNQFIRDKYGCDRLS
- the trpS gene encoding tryptophan--tRNA ligase → MAKQRILSGVQPTGNLHLGNYLGAIQNWVEIQQDYDSFFCVVDLHAITVPHDPKVLAANTKAIAALYLACGIDLAHSTIFVQSHVKAHSELAWLLNCVTPLNWLERMIQFKEKAQKQGENVSVGLLDYPVLMAADILLYDADKVPVGEDQKQHLELTRDIVIRINDKFGTKKNPVLKMPDPLIRTTGARVMSLTDGTKKMSKSDPSELSRINLLDPPDVLTKKIKKCKTDPERGLEFDNPNRPECNNLLGLYALISGKTKETVAAECADMGWGQFKPLLTETVIAALEPIQTKYHDIMANPDYLDQVLREGREKADTVANATLKQVKDALGFLPSL
- a CDS encoding methylenetetrahydrofolate reductase, whose translation is MTTRLRRAIENRDFVVTAEVAPPKGGDPTKMLRMAKLLGDRVHGVNVTDGSRAVMRMSSIAASTVLLQNGIEPIFQVACRDRNVIGLQADLMGAHALGLRNVLALTGDPVKAGDHPKAKAVFDLESVRLLKLISKLNNGQDFNDKKMPDGPLDLFPGAAVDPQLKSWYTIESRFARKVESGAQFFQSQMITDFQRLEEFMHRVASQYDVPVFAGIFLLKSAKNAQFINRCVPGAQIPDAIIERLAQAENPLEEGLKIAAEQVKIAKNLCHGVHMMAVKKEDLIPQILDLADVSISVPTAPALV